The sequence TGGTTTTTTGTGGCAGACCCGAAAAGAATTCGGAAATTGTAGCCCGAAACATATTTTAAACTTATTTCTACGAATAACAACATACTCGCTTCACCCATTGAATACCTAAAAGGGGTAGGACCGCTAAGGGCAGATATGCTCAAAAAAGAGCTGGAGATCTATACTTTTGGTGATTTATTACAGCATTATCCCATCCGTCATATTGATAAAACAAAAATCAATACCATTTCGGAAATTAATTATCAGACAGACTATATACAAATTGCGGGGAAATTGCTTCAGTTTGATATCATTGGCGAAAAACGTTCCAGACGATTGGTGGCTCAGCTGAGAGATGCAACAGGTACTATAGAATTAACCTGGTTTCAGGGCATATCATGGATCCAGAAAAGTTTATATATAGGTACAGAATATCTTGTGTTTGGCAAAACTGGTTTTTTTAATGGAAAACCCCAGATGGTTCATCCGGAAATTGAATCCTTTATTCCTGCTAAAGCAGATGGGAAGGCTTTTTTAGAGCCCGTATATCCTTCCACAGAAAAGTTAAAGGCAAAGGGGTTAAACGGCAGACAAATAGCTAAGTTAACCTACGTTTTGATAGAACAGATAAAACCTGCGGACTTGCCTGAAAACATTCCATTGTCTATAGTGAAAGAACTAAAATTATTAGGTCGCTATGAGTCTTTTGTCAATATCCATTTCCCAAGTACAGAACAGCATTATAAGAAAGCACTGGAACGGTTAAAATTCGAAGAATTATTTATTGCACAAGTGCGATTACAACTGGTACGTTTGCAGCGGAACGCGCAAAGCAAAGGAGTGGTTTTTGAAAAAGTGGGTCCTTATTTCAAGGAGTTCTATGATCATTATTTACCCTTTGAACTAACAGGTGCACAGAAGAGAGTTATTAAGGAAATAAGACAGGATACAGGCCGCGGAAGGCAAATGAATCGTTTATTGCAGGGAGATGTGGGTAGCGGAAAAACGATGGTTGCCTTGCTTAGCATGTTGCTGGCTGCAGACAACGGGTACCAAAGTGCGTTAATGGCACCAACGGAAATTCTTGCACAGCAACATTATCAGGGGCTTACACAATTGTTAAACAGAATGCCCGTTGAAGTAGCCTTATTAACGGGTAGCACAAAAACAGCAGAACGAAAAAGAATCCTAGCAGGTTTATTAAGCGATGAAATACATATGGTAGTGGGTACACATGCCATTATTGAGGATAAAGTACAGTTTAAAAATCTGGGTCTTGTTATTGTAGATGAGCAACATCGGTTTGGTGTTGCGCAAAGAGCTAAACTGTGGACTAAATCAGTA is a genomic window of Sediminibacterium sp. TEGAF015 containing:
- the recG gene encoding ATP-dependent DNA helicase RecG, producing the protein MEYLKGVGPLRADMLKKELEIYTFGDLLQHYPIRHIDKTKINTISEINYQTDYIQIAGKLLQFDIIGEKRSRRLVAQLRDATGTIELTWFQGISWIQKSLYIGTEYLVFGKTGFFNGKPQMVHPEIESFIPAKADGKAFLEPVYPSTEKLKAKGLNGRQIAKLTYVLIEQIKPADLPENIPLSIVKELKLLGRYESFVNIHFPSTEQHYKKALERLKFEELFIAQVRLQLVRLQRNAQSKGVVFEKVGPYFKEFYDHYLPFELTGAQKRVIKEIRQDTGRGRQMNRLLQGDVGSGKTMVALLSMLLAADNGYQSALMAPTEILAQQHYQGLTQLLNRMPVEVALLTGSTKTAERKRILAGLLSDEIHMVVGTHAIIEDKVQFKNLGLVIVDEQHRFGVAQRAKLWTKSVIPPHVLVMTATPIPRTLAMTAYGDLDYSIMDELPPGRIPITTVQRNEMARASVMGFVKEEIEKGRQAYFIYPLIEESEKLSYEDLMQGYEQVKSFFPDSKYKISMVHGKQPPEQKDINMQRFVAGDTQIMVSTTVIEVGVNVPNASVMVIESAEKFGLSQLHQLRGRVGRGSEKSFCILLTGSKASKEARERINIMCATNDGFKIAEKDLEMRGPGDIEGTRQSGALNFKIASIVNDKGLLQLAQQKAEQIVERDLHLEQPENALLKNYLTQQHTKVGWSKIA